A region of Reichenbachiella carrageenanivorans DNA encodes the following proteins:
- a CDS encoding aminotransferase class V-fold PLP-dependent enzyme, with translation MKNIFFTPGPSGLYFTAEQHIKNALNENIPSISHRSKSYVKMHQETTEALTELLQLPDNFTIGFTSSATEIWDRMSENLIANRSLHFVNGDFSKKFHSAVAAHGKNAESREVEAGTHHDLSSVVMDEDIELIGLAQNETSTGAAMPVEDINLLRSKYPTPLLAIDAVSSLPVPAFDFNQLDSLYFSVQKSFGLPAGLGVWTFNDRCLEKAEAMKANNQYHESYNSLLKIAKMAQKHQTTCTPNVLNIYLLGKVVQDMNTKGIGQIRQEAAYKSALLYNLFESHPKLSAFVADKKFRSQTVGVANVEGGSEKLIAGLAAKGLHIGNGYGEFKNKQIRIASFPTHSKEQIEMLVDEINQLDF, from the coding sequence ATGAAAAACATCTTCTTCACTCCTGGGCCTTCTGGCTTATATTTCACAGCTGAGCAGCACATCAAAAATGCGCTAAACGAAAATATTCCGTCGATCAGCCATCGAAGCAAGAGCTATGTGAAAATGCATCAGGAAACTACTGAAGCACTTACCGAACTACTCCAGCTTCCAGACAATTTCACTATCGGGTTTACTTCTTCTGCTACAGAAATCTGGGATCGCATGAGTGAAAATCTGATTGCCAACCGATCGCTACATTTTGTGAATGGAGACTTTTCTAAAAAATTCCATAGTGCAGTAGCTGCTCATGGCAAAAATGCCGAATCTCGCGAAGTAGAAGCTGGCACTCACCATGACTTGTCCAGCGTAGTCATGGATGAAGATATAGAATTAATCGGATTGGCTCAAAATGAGACAAGTACAGGTGCTGCTATGCCTGTGGAAGACATCAATCTATTGAGGTCTAAATACCCCACCCCTCTTCTTGCTATAGATGCAGTGAGTTCGTTGCCAGTACCTGCATTCGATTTCAACCAGCTAGACAGCTTGTATTTTTCTGTACAAAAATCTTTTGGCCTTCCTGCTGGTCTAGGCGTATGGACATTCAACGACAGATGTTTGGAAAAGGCTGAAGCCATGAAAGCCAACAATCAATACCATGAATCATACAACAGTCTTTTGAAAATTGCCAAAATGGCTCAAAAGCATCAGACCACTTGCACCCCTAATGTGCTCAACATCTACCTACTAGGTAAAGTAGTACAAGACATGAACACAAAAGGCATAGGTCAAATCAGGCAAGAAGCGGCATATAAGAGTGCATTGCTATATAACTTATTTGAATCTCACCCGAAGCTGAGTGCATTCGTAGCCGATAAAAAATTCAGATCGCAAACTGTCGGAGTAGCGAATGTAGAAGGCGGTTCTGAAAAATTGATTGCAGGGTTAGCAGCTAAAGGCCTTCATATTGGCAATGGGTATGGAGAATTCAAAAACAAGCAAATCAGAATAGCTTCCTTCCCAACTCACTCAAAAGAGCAAATAGAAATGCTAGTAGATGAGATAAATCAGTTGGATTTCTAA
- the serA gene encoding phosphoglycerate dehydrogenase, with protein sequence MTETVTKNFVIDFDSTFTSVEALDVLGAISLKNHPEKEARLKKIADVTDLAMGGNLSFRESLEQRLSVLNAKKEHIPLLIDELEKLVSKSFKRNKKFLEEHADQVYILSNGFKEFIYPIVKKYGIKEENVHANTFVMDNEGNIIGFDKTNVLSQSKGKPALIESLKLEGEIHVIGDGYNDYEIRKEGKANRFYAFTENVSREEVVKNADHVAPSLDEILYHNKMEGALSYPKNRIKVLLLENIHEKGVKIVEEEGYQVEIYPAGIDENELCEKIKDVSIIGIRSKTQLTKKVLDHANRLMAVGAFCIGTNQIDLAECTKRGIAVFNAPFSNTRSVVELAISEMILLIRNLPDKIAAMHQGKWNKSANNSFEIRNKKLGIIGYGNIGKQLSVLAEALGMNVYYYDLDEKLALGNATKCKSLKELLSKVDVISLHVDGRKTNKNIIGKKEFGYMKDGVIFMNLSRGHVVDIQELKKNIESGKIAGTSVDVFPEEPLSNAHEFVSELRGLPNVILTPHIGGSTLEAQENIAEFVPTKIIDYINTGTTTNSVNFPNLTLPILHDAHRFIHMHHNQPGVLAKITNTLAKHDINVLGQYLKTNDTVGYVITDISKNYSKEAIADLKKIEGTIRFRVLY encoded by the coding sequence ATGACAGAAACAGTTACAAAGAATTTTGTGATTGACTTTGACAGTACATTCACTAGTGTAGAAGCACTGGATGTATTAGGAGCGATATCGCTAAAAAATCACCCTGAAAAAGAAGCAAGGCTAAAGAAAATAGCAGATGTCACAGATCTGGCTATGGGTGGCAACCTCTCTTTCAGGGAATCACTAGAGCAGCGACTCAGTGTATTGAATGCTAAAAAAGAGCATATCCCACTCCTTATTGATGAGTTAGAAAAATTAGTTTCCAAATCATTCAAGAGAAATAAGAAATTTCTCGAAGAACATGCGGATCAGGTCTACATATTGTCCAATGGTTTTAAAGAATTCATCTATCCTATTGTAAAGAAATATGGAATAAAAGAAGAGAATGTTCATGCCAATACCTTCGTCATGGATAACGAAGGAAATATCATTGGCTTTGACAAAACTAATGTCCTCTCGCAAAGCAAAGGCAAGCCAGCTTTAATAGAATCACTCAAGCTAGAAGGCGAAATTCATGTGATTGGCGATGGGTACAACGACTACGAAATTAGAAAAGAAGGAAAAGCCAACCGGTTTTATGCCTTTACTGAAAATGTCTCAAGAGAAGAAGTGGTAAAAAATGCAGACCACGTAGCACCCTCTTTGGACGAAATATTATATCATAACAAAATGGAAGGAGCACTATCATATCCTAAGAACAGAATCAAAGTCCTGCTTTTGGAAAACATCCATGAGAAAGGGGTGAAAATTGTAGAAGAAGAAGGTTATCAGGTCGAAATATACCCAGCGGGGATCGATGAAAATGAGCTTTGTGAGAAAATCAAAGATGTATCCATCATTGGTATTCGCTCCAAAACTCAATTAACCAAAAAAGTACTAGACCATGCTAACCGCCTAATGGCTGTAGGTGCTTTCTGTATTGGAACCAACCAAATAGATCTAGCCGAATGCACCAAAAGAGGTATAGCTGTTTTCAATGCTCCATTTAGTAATACACGATCAGTAGTAGAGCTGGCCATCAGTGAGATGATTCTACTTATTAGAAATCTGCCTGACAAAATAGCTGCCATGCATCAAGGCAAATGGAACAAATCTGCTAATAACAGTTTTGAAATCCGCAACAAAAAATTAGGAATCATAGGCTATGGCAACATAGGTAAACAGCTTTCTGTTTTGGCGGAAGCCTTAGGTATGAATGTCTACTATTATGATTTAGATGAAAAACTAGCCCTTGGCAATGCCACCAAATGCAAGTCACTCAAAGAGCTACTTTCTAAGGTAGACGTAATCTCTCTTCATGTAGATGGTCGAAAAACCAACAAGAACATAATAGGCAAAAAAGAGTTTGGCTATATGAAGGATGGTGTCATTTTCATGAACCTATCAAGGGGACATGTAGTAGATATTCAAGAACTAAAAAAGAATATCGAAAGTGGTAAAATCGCAGGAACATCTGTTGATGTATTCCCTGAAGAACCACTAAGCAATGCACATGAGTTTGTATCAGAGTTAAGAGGTTTGCCTAACGTGATACTGACTCCTCACATTGGTGGAAGCACTTTGGAAGCACAGGAAAATATTGCTGAGTTCGTACCGACCAAAATTATTGACTATATCAATACGGGCACCACGACCAACAGTGTAAACTTCCCTAACCTAACATTGCCCATCCTCCATGATGCGCATAGATTCATCCACATGCATCACAACCAGCCAGGTGTATTGGCAAAAATCACGAATACATTAGCTAAGCACGACATCAACGTTTTGGGACAATACCTCAAAACCAATGATACAGTAGGATATGTGATTACAGACATTAGCAAAAACTACAGCAAAGAAGCTATAGCAGACCTTAAGAAAATAGAAGGCACTATCCGCTTCCGTGTACTGTATTAG
- a CDS encoding cation:proton antiporter: MGILDLITLLIFLAAVFTLVNITFLRLPSTIGLMAIALAASVVIVILGLAVPAVMNGASHIVEEFDFKEVLLNVMLNFLLFAGALSVNLSKLLEERAPIIVLATIGTLMSTFIVGFLMQYGFAFVGADVPMIYCLLFGALISPTDPIAVLALTKEFGLNKNLEIKIAGESLFNDGVGVVIFLTISGIAMGGDAHGGGEITAMSIGGLFVKEVVGGLLLGAGFGYIGFKLLNYIDNDHVELEVLVTLTLVMVGGRVAELLHVSGPLAMVVMGLFIGNEGRSEHLANATGEYVFKFWHLLDEALNAILFILIGLEVIIIAQDFQMEFLMIAPIAIIIVLFARFLGVSIPIKIMEMMGKKFEDKTIIILTWGGLRGGISVALALSLSDTIPYKDIILAATYAVVVFSILVQGLTIKSILK; the protein is encoded by the coding sequence ATGGGTATTTTAGACCTTATTACTTTATTAATTTTTCTGGCTGCAGTATTTACACTTGTCAATATTACTTTTCTTCGTTTGCCATCCACCATTGGACTTATGGCCATTGCTTTGGCTGCATCTGTAGTAATTGTGATTTTAGGCTTGGCTGTGCCTGCCGTGATGAACGGCGCAAGTCATATCGTAGAAGAATTTGACTTTAAAGAAGTGTTGCTCAATGTCATGTTGAACTTCTTATTATTCGCTGGGGCACTCTCTGTGAATTTAAGTAAGCTCTTAGAAGAAAGGGCGCCTATTATTGTCTTGGCAACGATAGGTACGTTGATGTCTACTTTTATTGTAGGCTTTCTTATGCAGTATGGTTTTGCTTTTGTAGGTGCTGATGTGCCGATGATTTATTGCCTATTGTTTGGAGCCTTGATTTCTCCTACGGATCCTATTGCGGTATTGGCATTGACCAAAGAATTTGGTTTAAATAAGAACTTAGAAATAAAAATTGCAGGAGAATCTCTATTCAATGATGGTGTTGGAGTGGTGATTTTCTTAACCATATCAGGTATAGCCATGGGCGGAGACGCACATGGGGGTGGAGAGATCACAGCCATGAGTATTGGCGGTCTATTTGTGAAAGAGGTAGTAGGCGGGCTATTGCTTGGCGCTGGGTTTGGTTACATTGGCTTTAAGTTGCTCAACTATATAGACAATGATCATGTAGAACTAGAAGTACTTGTTACTTTAACGCTTGTCATGGTAGGAGGTCGTGTAGCAGAGCTGTTGCATGTGTCTGGCCCATTAGCCATGGTGGTTATGGGACTATTCATTGGTAATGAAGGAAGAAGCGAGCACCTAGCCAATGCCACTGGTGAATATGTGTTCAAATTTTGGCATTTGTTAGACGAAGCACTCAACGCCATATTGTTTATTTTGATAGGTCTAGAAGTTATTATTATTGCTCAAGATTTTCAAATGGAATTCTTAATGATTGCGCCTATTGCAATTATAATTGTATTGTTTGCAAGATTCCTCGGGGTCTCTATTCCTATTAAAATCATGGAAATGATGGGTAAGAAATTTGAAGATAAAACAATCATTATCTTGACGTGGGGCGGATTAAGAGGAGGAATTTCTGTAGCTTTGGCACTTTCGTTGTCGGATACGATACCTTATAAGGATATTATCTTGGCAGCTACATATGCAGTGGTGGTTTTCTCTATTCTAGTGCAGGGACTTACCATTAAGAGCATATTGAAATAA
- a CDS encoding GOLPH3/VPS74 family protein — protein sequence MKLSLAEGLMLIALDDEEGRLLSAAEHSIDHGLLSIFILELSLIKRVGFENNKIVVKDSTGTGNKVLDNVLKAIGGGGDSVSNTVKKIAPSFESVQDDVIELLVQRGILKVESTKLLWIPVSERMDNANYAFEQEIRDTLKAVVQKGQKATPAIVILMSMISNCKILEEVFKEKDELIDAVKVAKDITNSGVVDKETQLVLNDLKEHFLSL from the coding sequence ATGAAACTAAGTTTAGCAGAAGGATTGATGTTGATTGCGTTGGATGACGAAGAAGGAAGATTATTGTCAGCAGCAGAGCATTCAATTGATCATGGCCTGTTGTCCATTTTCATATTAGAGCTTTCATTAATAAAAAGAGTCGGGTTCGAAAACAACAAGATAGTTGTTAAAGACTCTACAGGTACGGGTAATAAAGTGCTTGATAATGTTTTAAAAGCGATTGGTGGCGGCGGAGATTCTGTGTCAAATACAGTTAAAAAAATTGCCCCTTCATTTGAGTCTGTTCAAGACGATGTAATAGAGCTTTTGGTTCAACGTGGGATATTGAAAGTAGAATCTACTAAGTTGCTTTGGATTCCTGTTTCAGAAAGAATGGATAATGCTAATTATGCTTTTGAACAGGAGATTAGAGATACTTTGAAAGCTGTTGTTCAGAAAGGTCAAAAAGCAACACCAGCCATAGTTATTTTGATGTCTATGATTTCTAATTGTAAAATATTGGAAGAAGTATTCAAGGAAAAAGATGAGCTAATAGATGCTGTGAAAGTGGCTAAAGACATCACTAATTCTGGGGTGGTGGATAAAGAAACTCAACTTGTATTGAACGATCTAAAAGAACATTTTTTGTCGTTGTAA
- a CDS encoding potassium channel family protein, which yields MLNTSEKRRVNRFIIGSILGTLIFYVLVTLLIHFEKDSSQSSITDYHQALWFTIATLTTVGYGDIYPVTLYGRFIGFIFVLLSVGIYGLLIGQITNLITTLKQNKMLGYNGTMFEQHVVMIGWSEFGQLVVEQLIGANKRVAIITNVKSHIEHIHEKYDTNMVFTLYSDFENTEMLKKANIEHSTVVFVNLDDDTEKLVFILNMKKVFEDLEFVVTLENANLKNTFISAGVTNAISPHDISSKILASYMFEPDVAAFTEDIMSFAHTPTDYDIKQFLVTYDNPYLNKDYHETFSLIKSTYNGILIGMSKKDKTGKRQLIKNPEKKFTISLGDYLIIIVNGSSFQEIQKVFNVQEGYFKEK from the coding sequence ATGCTAAACACGAGTGAAAAAAGACGAGTAAATCGCTTTATTATTGGGTCAATCTTAGGTACATTGATATTTTACGTATTAGTTACCCTACTCATTCATTTTGAAAAAGATAGCTCTCAATCAAGTATTACTGATTACCACCAAGCCTTGTGGTTTACCATCGCTACACTCACCACTGTAGGGTATGGAGATATTTATCCTGTCACCTTATACGGTAGGTTTATAGGGTTCATTTTCGTGCTGCTCAGTGTCGGGATCTATGGGCTTTTGATTGGACAAATTACAAACCTTATTACCACTTTAAAACAAAACAAAATGCTAGGGTACAACGGAACCATGTTTGAACAACATGTGGTCATGATCGGCTGGAGCGAATTTGGTCAGCTAGTCGTAGAGCAACTCATCGGAGCCAATAAGCGAGTGGCTATTATTACGAACGTAAAAAGTCATATAGAACATATCCATGAAAAATATGACACAAATATGGTGTTCACCTTATATTCTGATTTTGAAAACACAGAAATGCTCAAAAAAGCAAACATAGAGCATTCAACTGTTGTCTTCGTAAACCTCGATGATGACACAGAAAAGTTGGTGTTTATCTTAAACATGAAAAAGGTATTTGAAGACCTTGAATTTGTAGTAACACTAGAAAATGCCAACCTCAAAAACACTTTTATTAGTGCTGGTGTGACTAATGCCATCTCTCCTCATGACATCTCATCTAAAATATTAGCAAGCTACATGTTTGAACCAGATGTGGCTGCATTCACTGAAGACATCATGTCATTTGCTCATACCCCTACTGACTATGACATCAAACAATTTCTAGTCACTTATGACAACCCCTATCTAAACAAGGATTATCACGAAACATTCAGTTTGATAAAATCGACCTACAATGGCATCCTGATAGGTATGAGTAAAAAGGACAAAACTGGCAAAAGGCAGTTGATTAAAAATCCTGAAAAGAAATTCACAATTTCACTAGGCGATTACTTGATCATTATAGTCAACGGCAGTTCTTTTCAAGAGATCCAAAAAGTATTTAATGTCCAAGAAGGATATTTTAAAGAAAAATAA
- a CDS encoding response regulator has product MLILTLRSFAQHTSTETENHSEEFIQTFDSLLYSNELDKAYYLLSEESGGLLGEEMYSDRYFSFLYKKMKELYKKGNYIESISVARDFISKYNKSDTLLAYTYTYLANSYYRFDDFDIALDCYFTAKQIHNKDKRYKEVAKIVSNIGLIYFKLKNYERALSCYDESNHIFLDHGLSPYPYNYNQLGRINIRLENYDQAALYLDSAKSLAIAQRNKNEEFYSTRSMGLNLYTQERYAEAIPYYEAALAGYRSINARDHALDCIEQLALINIQLKNYDQAISLCEKHLPTAYNTNNLRHVVSMSEIMYDALVAQGNYKEAVYIHQNFQQAKDSIEIRQEESNKYKVQMRLEAEKRANENELLKEQKKVNEETIRAQNILLYSIGIGLLLVVIIALIIYRSYLINKQLSAKIQLQSDRLKQLDEAKSRFFANISHDLRTPLTLIMGGIEQVLKSEDMLLTDKAERQLKTGLLNGERIIHLTNEINELIKLEDGKLVIHRQYIDLDKMLKLFVKMFDSMAELKGIHLSYSKSIFEGAPIAHIDPTQFEKVLFNLITNALKHTQKDDSVTVALNKEDENLIVSVIDSGEGIPEQNLPYIFERYYQSPDTTFKTQEGFGIGLALVKEIINKHEAAILVKSKLGEGSEFMITIHQELVNEDQITQLPHLEYSDKTRGLFRELDEAESDSKPVINLNRRVSNTKPTILIVEDHPEVREFIQAIVETRYHVLTAPNGQRALKVLDKEAVDLIITDLMMPWFDGFELLEKLKESDKLKKIPALVLSARTSEEDKTKVLSQGVNDFLCKPFKPNELLQRIENLLDKKEIWNNNNEGALFINNQQTLDEIEQSLLKKVEQLVLDKIDDPTLSIHYLADHIAVSERKFYRMIKKMTNGTPFEFIKEVRMQYASRILKEKNVSSASEVAKSIGMNNVSHFNTQFKKRFGKSPMDYK; this is encoded by the coding sequence TTGTTGATACTTACTTTGAGAAGTTTTGCTCAGCACACTTCAACTGAAACTGAAAACCACTCAGAAGAATTCATTCAAACATTCGACTCGTTGCTCTATTCCAACGAACTAGACAAAGCCTACTACCTACTAAGTGAGGAGTCTGGTGGGCTTCTTGGAGAAGAGATGTATAGCGACCGTTACTTTTCTTTTTTATACAAAAAAATGAAGGAGCTATACAAAAAAGGAAACTACATTGAGTCTATATCAGTAGCGCGTGATTTTATTTCTAAATATAACAAATCAGATACATTACTCGCCTACACCTATACCTACTTGGCTAATTCATATTATAGATTCGATGATTTCGACATCGCACTCGATTGCTACTTCACCGCCAAACAAATCCATAACAAGGACAAGCGATATAAAGAGGTCGCTAAGATTGTCAGTAACATTGGACTGATCTATTTTAAATTAAAAAACTATGAGCGTGCGCTTAGTTGCTATGATGAATCAAATCATATATTCCTAGATCATGGACTGAGCCCCTACCCCTATAACTACAACCAATTAGGCCGAATAAATATAAGGCTTGAGAATTATGATCAGGCAGCTTTGTATCTGGATAGTGCTAAAAGTCTGGCTATCGCCCAAAGAAATAAAAACGAAGAATTTTACTCCACACGATCGATGGGGCTCAATTTGTATACTCAAGAAAGGTACGCTGAAGCCATCCCGTATTACGAAGCAGCACTGGCTGGGTATAGATCCATAAACGCAAGAGACCATGCACTAGATTGCATTGAGCAACTGGCTCTAATCAATATCCAATTAAAAAATTACGACCAAGCCATTTCTCTTTGTGAAAAGCACCTACCTACTGCCTACAACACCAACAACTTAAGACACGTGGTTTCTATGTCCGAAATCATGTACGATGCTCTGGTCGCTCAGGGCAACTATAAAGAAGCCGTATATATCCATCAAAACTTCCAACAAGCCAAAGACTCTATAGAAATACGCCAAGAGGAAAGTAATAAATACAAGGTACAAATGAGGCTAGAGGCAGAGAAACGTGCCAACGAAAACGAACTTCTCAAGGAGCAAAAGAAAGTGAACGAAGAAACCATTCGAGCACAAAACATCTTACTTTACAGTATTGGTATCGGCCTTTTACTTGTCGTGATTATCGCTTTAATCATCTACAGAAGTTACCTAATCAACAAGCAGCTCTCAGCCAAAATACAGCTACAATCTGATCGTCTCAAACAACTCGACGAAGCCAAATCTAGATTCTTTGCCAATATCTCGCACGACCTCCGGACACCACTCACTTTGATCATGGGAGGCATAGAGCAAGTACTAAAAAGTGAAGACATGCTACTCACCGACAAAGCCGAGCGTCAGTTAAAAACAGGATTGTTGAATGGTGAAAGAATCATTCACCTCACCAACGAAATCAATGAACTCATCAAACTTGAAGATGGAAAACTAGTCATCCATAGACAATACATTGACCTTGACAAGATGCTCAAACTATTTGTAAAAATGTTTGACTCCATGGCTGAACTCAAAGGCATACACCTCTCCTACTCCAAATCTATTTTTGAGGGAGCGCCCATCGCACATATAGATCCTACTCAGTTTGAAAAAGTTCTTTTCAATTTGATCACCAATGCACTCAAACACACACAAAAGGATGACTCTGTAACCGTCGCGTTGAACAAAGAAGATGAGAATCTAATCGTCTCTGTGATTGATTCTGGAGAAGGAATCCCCGAACAGAACCTACCCTATATTTTCGAGCGCTATTATCAATCACCAGATACTACTTTTAAAACTCAAGAAGGGTTTGGTATAGGGCTAGCGCTAGTGAAAGAGATTATTAACAAACACGAGGCTGCTATCCTAGTGAAAAGTAAATTAGGCGAAGGCTCTGAATTTATGATTACGATACACCAAGAACTGGTAAATGAGGATCAAATCACTCAACTCCCTCATTTAGAATATAGTGACAAAACTCGTGGATTATTCAGAGAATTAGATGAAGCTGAGTCAGACTCAAAACCAGTGATTAATCTAAACAGGCGGGTCAGCAACACTAAACCTACAATACTTATCGTAGAAGACCATCCAGAAGTACGAGAATTTATTCAAGCCATCGTAGAGACACGATATCACGTGCTCACAGCTCCCAATGGACAGCGAGCACTAAAAGTACTAGACAAAGAAGCGGTAGACCTAATCATCACAGATCTAATGATGCCTTGGTTCGACGGATTTGAATTACTTGAAAAACTGAAGGAAAGTGATAAACTTAAAAAAATCCCTGCCCTTGTCCTTTCGGCTAGGACATCAGAAGAAGATAAAACTAAAGTCTTGTCACAAGGGGTCAATGATTTCTTGTGTAAACCCTTTAAACCAAATGAACTGCTACAACGAATAGAAAACTTATTGGACAAGAAAGAAATTTGGAACAATAACAACGAAGGGGCGCTTTTTATTAACAACCAACAAACCTTAGATGAGATAGAACAATCTCTCTTGAAAAAAGTAGAACAACTGGTTCTTGACAAAATAGACGACCCAACTCTATCCATCCACTACTTGGCTGATCATATCGCTGTAAGTGAACGGAAATTTTACCGAATGATCAAGAAAATGACCAATGGCACTCCATTCGAGTTTATCAAAGAAGTACGTATGCAATATGCCAGTAGGATACTCAAAGAAAAGAATGTAAGCAGTGCATCTGAAGTTGCCAAATCCATAGGCATGAACAACGTGAGTCATTTCAATACTCAATTTAAAAAGAGGTTTGGCAAAAGTCCCATGGACTACAAATAG
- a CDS encoding thioredoxin-like domain-containing protein: MNHRISLLTWLASFFALAPVAVAQLSNDQKEPYRIEISVEGVTDSVAYLGYYRGDKRYVLDTTSIDNKGSMVFEGEKVIKTGVYFLYTGSYTMEFLIDRSLNFSLTTKKETTYPDMIIENAEDNEQFRAFQLIMIAHQQKMKELMSVLDSISTAADTIRVREDMAKATELNQSKRDSLLVAFGDSFMTQILVMMNKSAELKIDSPNPTLAQKKAQYNYYKDHFFDGLDFDSEGLIRTPNFYGKVKEYIDRVTFQNPDSIIASIDVVLDKAKNNPELYRYWMGVFFQEYQNPKIMGMDKVFVHLSDEYYLKGKVDWADSTLLAELKKEMTFLRENQIGMKAPQIYLVDTLDRRTTLYDIQSDYLVLYFYDPDCGHCKKKTPVLFDLYKKMEGDFDVAAVTVGTDIEKWKEFIQKFGLEGWLNLGDPHYKSNFRVQYNVRSTPQIYILDRNKEIIAKKLDVEQIEGFINDRKKMDQ; the protein is encoded by the coding sequence ATGAATCATAGAATATCTCTACTTACATGGTTGGCCAGCTTTTTCGCTTTGGCTCCAGTGGCAGTAGCCCAACTATCAAATGATCAAAAAGAACCATATCGAATCGAAATATCTGTAGAAGGAGTGACTGATAGTGTTGCTTATCTGGGGTATTATCGAGGGGATAAACGGTATGTATTGGATACGACCTCGATCGACAATAAAGGATCGATGGTTTTTGAAGGAGAAAAGGTGATCAAAACGGGTGTCTACTTCCTATATACGGGCTCATATACCATGGAATTTCTTATAGATCGGTCTCTGAATTTTAGTCTAACTACTAAAAAGGAAACGACTTATCCTGATATGATTATTGAAAACGCGGAAGACAATGAGCAGTTTAGGGCCTTTCAGCTAATAATGATCGCACATCAGCAAAAGATGAAAGAGCTGATGTCGGTGTTGGATTCGATCAGCACGGCAGCTGATACCATTCGTGTGCGAGAGGATATGGCAAAGGCTACTGAGCTCAATCAATCAAAGAGAGACAGCTTGCTGGTAGCATTTGGAGATTCCTTTATGACCCAAATCTTAGTGATGATGAATAAATCAGCTGAGCTAAAGATTGACTCGCCAAACCCTACACTAGCACAGAAAAAAGCACAGTACAACTACTATAAAGACCACTTTTTTGATGGTTTGGATTTCGACTCAGAAGGGTTGATTCGAACTCCCAACTTTTACGGAAAAGTAAAAGAATACATAGATAGAGTCACCTTTCAGAACCCTGATTCTATCATTGCATCTATCGATGTAGTGCTTGATAAAGCTAAAAACAATCCAGAGCTATACCGGTATTGGATGGGGGTGTTCTTTCAAGAGTATCAAAACCCGAAAATCATGGGTATGGACAAAGTGTTTGTACATCTTTCGGACGAATACTACCTAAAAGGGAAAGTAGACTGGGCAGATAGTACGCTGCTGGCCGAACTCAAAAAGGAAATGACTTTTTTGCGCGAAAATCAGATTGGGATGAAAGCCCCTCAGATCTATCTAGTAGATACACTAGATCGGCGAACTACGTTATATGATATCCAGTCGGATTACTTGGTGCTTTATTTTTATGACCCAGACTGTGGACACTGCAAGAAAAAAACCCCTGTGCTGTTTGATTTGTACAAAAAAATGGAAGGAGATTTTGACGTGGCCGCTGTGACGGTAGGTACCGATATTGAAAAATGGAAAGAGTTCATCCAGAAATTTGGACTGGAAGGTTGGCTGAACCTAGGAGACCCTCACTACAAGAGTAACTTTAGAGTGCAGTACAACGTGAGAAGTACACCTCAGATTTATATACTGGATCGGAACAAGGAGATTATTGCTAAGAAACTAGACGTAGAACAAATCGAGGGTTTTATCAACGATAGAAAAAAGATGGATCAGTAA
- a CDS encoding rhomboid family intramembrane serine protease — translation MYTRYRASIIFPLRLTFVIWLVFTFQFYSHIDLGFLGVYPRTVKGLVGILTAPLIHGNTQHILSNTLPLLFLGITLFVFYNRIALWVFINCYFLTSILVWFFGRPFYHIGASGVIYGLAFFLIFFGLFRKDFRSLAISIVVVILYGGLVYGMLPTGSNISWESHAFGAFVGIALAFVYRHMRNLD, via the coding sequence ATGTATACCAGATACAGAGCCAGCATCATTTTTCCCTTGCGGTTGACATTTGTCATTTGGCTGGTATTTACCTTTCAATTTTACTCACATATCGATCTAGGTTTTTTAGGTGTGTATCCGCGTACGGTCAAAGGGCTGGTAGGCATACTGACCGCCCCGCTTATACATGGCAATACCCAACATATTCTTTCTAATACACTCCCTTTACTTTTTTTAGGAATTACCCTATTTGTGTTTTACAACCGAATAGCCCTTTGGGTGTTTATCAATTGCTATTTTCTGACTAGTATTTTAGTGTGGTTTTTTGGGCGTCCATTTTATCACATAGGAGCCAGTGGGGTTATTTATGGACTGGCTTTCTTCCTGATTTTTTTTGGGTTATTCCGAAAAGACTTTCGCTCATTAGCCATTTCGATAGTTGTGGTGATTTTATACGGTGGGCTGGTGTATGGCATGTTGCCTACTGGATCTAATATCTCTTGGGAATCGCATGCCTTTGGTGCCTTTGTGGGGATTGCACTGGCTTTTGTTTATCGCCATATGCGTAATCTGGACTAG